A part of Mesoplodon densirostris isolate mMesDen1 chromosome 10, mMesDen1 primary haplotype, whole genome shotgun sequence genomic DNA contains:
- the LOC132497512 gene encoding small ribosomal subunit protein eS12-like: MAEEGFAAGGVMDVNTALQEVLKTALIQDGLARGIHEAAKALDKCQAHLCVPASNCDEPMYVKLVEALCAEHQINLSKVDDNKELGEWVGLCKTDREGKPHNVVGCSCVVVKDYGKESQAKDVIEEYFKCKK; this comes from the coding sequence ATGGCTGAGGAAGGCTTTGCTGCTGGAGGTGTAATGGACGTTAATACTGCTCTGCAAGAGGTGCTGAAGACCGCCCTCATCCAGGACGGCCTAGCACGTGGAATCCACGAAGCTGCCAAAGCCTTAGACAAGTGCCAAGCCCACCTCTGCGTGCCTGCATCCAACTGTGATGAGCCTATGTATGTCAAGTTGGTGGAGGCCCTTTGTGCTGAGCACCAAATCAACCTGAGTAAGGTTGATGACAACAAGGAACTAGGGGAATGGGTAGGCCTCTGTAAAACTGATAGAGAGGGAAAACCCCATAACGTGGTTGGTTGCAGCTGTGTGGTGGTTAAGGACTATGGCAAAGAGTCTCAGGCCAAGGATGTCATCGAGGAGTACTTCAAATGCAAGAAATGA